A region from the Cystobacter ferrugineus genome encodes:
- a CDS encoding FAD-dependent oxidoreductase, which translates to MARVNKVLIVGGGIGGLSLASGLRDRGIEVDLVEVKKEWTVYGVGIIQQCNVIRAMAQLGLMDRVLDAGFAYENMGIYTAAGELVQMLPGARSAGPEYPANLGISRLALHKVLSSTAAERGTTIRLGLTVEHLEQDVDGVDVMFTDGTRGRYDLVVGADGLFSKVRSMVFGKELKPRFTGQSVFRHNFPRPPELDHLMVCYGKNHNAGLCPLSKDLMYMFVTSSEPGNPRVPEDQLADLMRERLAEFGGILGRLREQITDPKQVVYKPMEVIFVPAPWYRGRVVLMGDAAHAMTPHLSQGAGMAVEDAVVLSELLVEDAPLEVLLSRFMQRRYERCKFIVESAIQIGDWEMQGASRADRSGLVKKVMEVIAQPL; encoded by the coding sequence ATGGCTCGTGTGAACAAGGTGTTGATTGTCGGTGGTGGGATTGGTGGTTTGTCGTTGGCCTCGGGCCTGCGCGACCGCGGCATCGAGGTCGACCTCGTCGAGGTCAAGAAGGAGTGGACCGTCTACGGGGTGGGCATCATCCAGCAATGCAACGTCATCCGGGCCATGGCCCAACTGGGGCTGATGGACCGTGTCCTCGATGCGGGATTCGCCTACGAGAACATGGGCATCTACACGGCGGCGGGCGAGCTCGTGCAGATGCTGCCCGGGGCACGCTCGGCGGGGCCGGAGTACCCGGCCAACCTGGGCATCTCCCGGCTGGCGCTCCACAAGGTGCTCAGCTCCACGGCCGCGGAGAGGGGCACCACCATCCGCCTGGGCCTCACGGTCGAGCACCTCGAGCAGGATGTTGACGGCGTGGACGTCATGTTCACCGACGGCACGCGGGGCCGGTACGACCTCGTCGTGGGCGCCGATGGGCTCTTCTCCAAGGTCCGGAGCATGGTCTTCGGCAAGGAGCTGAAGCCGCGCTTCACGGGGCAGTCGGTCTTCCGTCACAACTTCCCGCGTCCACCCGAGCTCGACCACCTGATGGTCTGCTACGGCAAGAATCACAACGCCGGGCTCTGCCCGCTCTCCAAGGACCTGATGTACATGTTCGTGACGTCCTCGGAGCCCGGCAACCCGAGAGTGCCAGAGGACCAACTCGCGGACCTCATGAGGGAGCGCCTGGCGGAGTTCGGAGGCATCCTCGGCCGGTTGCGAGAGCAGATCACCGACCCGAAGCAGGTGGTCTACAAGCCCATGGAGGTCATCTTCGTCCCCGCGCCGTGGTACCGGGGGCGGGTGGTGCTGATGGGCGATGCGGCCCATGCGATGACGCCACACCTCTCGCAAGGGGCGGGCATGGCCGTCGAGGACGCGGTGGTGCTCTCGGAATTGCTCGTGGAGGACGCACCGCTGGAGGTGCTCCTGTCGCGCTTCATGCAGCGGCGCTACGAGCGCTGCAAGTTCATCGTGGAGAGTGCGATCCAGATTGGCGACTGGGAGATGCAGGGCGCGTCCCGAGCCGACCGGTCTGGGCTCGTGAAGAAGGTGATGGAAGTCATCGCCCAACCCCTCTGA
- a CDS encoding vWA domain-containing protein — MNRTHLLLALTTLLALGALAVGLPTPHPRAPAVKVPSGTVRPPAMAREGVLTLEGKLSSAYVRSGPSEAHALFTVRANTLPTHQRMPVNLALVIDRSGSMRGQKLADARRAALMLVGRLESGDRLAIVHYGSDVQTMPSEEVTSEARERMRSFVGSIEDEGGTNLSGGLEAGAKALRPYVKDYRVSRIILLSDGEPTEGIVDEARLGRLAADYQREGIAVSGLGVGEQFNERLMRGLAEQGGGFYGYLQDSERLAEILGRELEQATGTLARGVRLRLELPAGVTSAEALGVAAAREAGALLIPLYDLSGGQEVRVVVKLALALETPSPARTVVSARLDYNDLVADKPVRTGLELGAAVTEDEELVRAHMDPDVGLAVTRALGASQMQAAAEAMKQGDRTRALDMLGNVRRLFGASSSALAGEMHEVEQTEAAYRDAQDETSVRREALKLHRKSLQSFGQNNSY, encoded by the coding sequence ATGAACCGTACCCACCTGCTGCTGGCCCTCACCACGCTGCTCGCCCTCGGGGCGCTCGCCGTCGGCCTGCCGACTCCCCATCCCCGCGCCCCCGCGGTGAAAGTGCCTTCCGGCACGGTGCGCCCGCCCGCCATGGCCCGCGAGGGCGTGCTCACCCTGGAGGGCAAGCTGTCCAGCGCCTATGTGCGCAGCGGACCGAGCGAGGCCCATGCCCTGTTCACGGTGCGCGCGAACACGCTCCCCACGCACCAGCGCATGCCCGTGAATCTGGCGCTCGTCATCGATCGCTCGGGCTCCATGCGGGGCCAGAAGCTCGCGGACGCGCGGCGCGCGGCGCTCATGCTCGTGGGGCGGCTGGAGTCCGGAGACCGGCTGGCGATCGTGCACTACGGCTCGGACGTGCAAACGATGCCCAGCGAGGAGGTGACGTCCGAGGCGCGCGAGCGGATGAGATCCTTCGTGGGCTCCATCGAGGACGAGGGCGGCACCAACCTCAGCGGCGGCCTGGAGGCGGGCGCCAAGGCGCTGCGGCCCTACGTGAAGGACTACCGCGTCAGCCGCATCATCCTCCTGAGCGATGGCGAGCCCACCGAGGGCATCGTGGACGAGGCCCGCCTCGGACGACTGGCGGCCGACTACCAACGCGAGGGCATCGCGGTGAGCGGGCTGGGCGTGGGTGAGCAGTTCAACGAGCGGCTGATGCGGGGCCTGGCCGAGCAGGGCGGCGGCTTCTACGGCTACCTCCAGGACTCGGAGCGGCTGGCGGAGATCCTCGGGCGCGAGCTGGAGCAGGCCACGGGGACGCTCGCACGCGGGGTGCGGCTGCGGCTGGAGCTGCCCGCGGGCGTGACGTCCGCGGAAGCACTGGGCGTGGCGGCGGCGCGCGAGGCCGGCGCGCTGCTCATCCCCCTGTACGACCTGTCCGGAGGCCAGGAGGTGCGCGTGGTGGTGAAGCTGGCGCTGGCGCTGGAGACGCCCTCCCCCGCGCGCACCGTGGTGAGTGCGCGCTTGGACTACAATGACCTGGTGGCGGACAAGCCCGTGCGGACGGGACTCGAGTTGGGGGCCGCGGTGACCGAGGACGAGGAGCTCGTGCGCGCACACATGGACCCGGACGTCGGGCTGGCCGTGACGCGGGCGCTCGGGGCGAGCCAGATGCAGGCGGCCGCCGAGGCGATGAAGCAGGGCGACCGCACGCGCGCGCTGGACATGCTCGGCAACGTGCGCCGGCTCTTCGGCGCCTCGTCCTCGGCGCTCGCCGGGGAGATGCACGAGGTGGAGCAGACCGAAGCCGCCTACCGCGACGCCCAGGATGAAACTTCCGTGCGGCGTGAGGCGTTGAAGCTCCATCGCAAGTCGCTCCAGTCCTTCGGACAGAACAACTCCTACTAG
- a CDS encoding virginiamycin B lyase family protein has translation MEEVSSNAMTEHPLSNPSAGPYGIVGGPDGALWFTEIHSGRIGRLRVDGELASFPLPTPDAGPSLIVAGPDGALWFTEYKANRIGRITTEGAVTEYVLPTPNAGPFGLTVGPDGALWFTESTANQLGRITLDGTLTEFPLPSPDVFPSTLTTGPDGALWFTENKANRIGRLTTEGHVTEYALPTPNAGPVGITVGPDGALWFVEILVDRIGRMTTEGHVTEYPLPRAGARPHAIVTGADGALWFTQWGSNHIGRMTTEGAVTEYAIPTPQAEPHGITSGPDGALWFAEEAGKIGRLAPR, from the coding sequence ATGGAGGAAGTGTCGAGCAACGCCATGACGGAGCATCCCCTGTCCAACCCGTCCGCGGGTCCGTATGGCATCGTGGGCGGCCCGGACGGAGCACTCTGGTTCACGGAGATCCACTCGGGCCGGATCGGCCGCCTCCGCGTCGACGGCGAGCTGGCCTCCTTCCCGCTCCCGACACCCGACGCGGGGCCCTCCCTCATCGTGGCCGGACCCGACGGCGCGCTCTGGTTCACCGAGTACAAGGCGAACCGCATCGGGCGAATCACGACGGAAGGAGCCGTCACCGAGTACGTGCTGCCCACCCCGAACGCGGGGCCCTTCGGCCTCACGGTGGGGCCCGACGGCGCCCTGTGGTTCACCGAGTCGACGGCGAACCAGCTCGGCCGCATCACCCTGGATGGCACGCTCACCGAGTTCCCGCTCCCCTCACCCGACGTGTTCCCCTCCACCCTCACGACGGGACCGGATGGCGCGCTCTGGTTCACGGAGAACAAGGCCAACCGGATCGGCCGGTTGACGACGGAGGGTCACGTCACCGAGTACGCCCTGCCCACCCCCAACGCCGGACCGGTGGGCATCACGGTGGGGCCGGATGGCGCGCTCTGGTTCGTCGAGATCCTCGTGGACCGGATCGGCCGGATGACCACGGAGGGACACGTCACCGAGTACCCGCTGCCGAGAGCGGGCGCACGACCGCACGCCATCGTCACCGGAGCCGACGGCGCCCTGTGGTTCACGCAGTGGGGAAGCAACCACATCGGCCGGATGACGACGGAGGGAGCCGTCACCGAATACGCCATCCCCACTCCACAGGCGGAACCCCACGGCATCACGTCGGGCCCGGACGGTGCGCTGTGGTTCGCGGAGGAAGCGGGCAAGATCGGACGTCTCGCTCCGCGGTGA
- a CDS encoding PAS domain S-box protein — protein MSLKPQPTLSIPAPVAARPRLTLERPGEVVFQLDTQGRLTHLTPVWTELTGFPLEECLGQPSRQYVHPADRSLYDEQGCPRLGELQEVRKRELRYLTREGGFRWGEVLVRPVLEDGSIVGLSGTLHDITERRRAQEALTRRERYLSALVEIQQRLLGTSASEDLFTRLMAPLGEASGASRVYTFETHRSPDGELLISQRAEWCEPNVKKEIDNPALQNLPFEKALPRWYELMSRGQAISGLVKDFPAEEQALLTPQGIRSLLALPLWVHGTLAGFIGFDNCLEEREWDRLEVDLLMAAAGAISLALEHRHAERALREREQRFRAMAENSSDVLYRYQLAGTRSFAFVSGVVTRNLGFTPEEHYRDSLLWHRRAHPDDVELLEQLLSEPQRMADAPVVVRFLKPDGSTVWLQHAVTPVLDSAGMCVAVEGIARDVTQHRHFEEALKHSEASFRILLEGVPEPAAIQRDGRIIFANMALVTSLGFTHPEEVLGRCLREFIKDDPPSAPDALVTGERRLSRRDGQVRVAEFASLPLLFDGKPAVVSIARDVTEQRQLQSRLNLADRMASMGTLAAGIAHEINNPLAFVISNLGFLSDELRRMPSFVPGGVASRPEVSEWRGVLSEAREGAERVRQIVRQLKAFSRPDEERVEAVDVHAVLDSAVMLAANEIKHRARLKREYGPIPRVMGNEGRLCQVFLNLVVNAAQAIAEGAVDKNEIILHTRLDSDGRVLVEVRDTGSGIPREVVGRIFDPFFTTKPVGVGTGLGLAICHGIITSLGGDILVESEPGHGTTMRVVLPAAADGSPQQTQPIAPPVAPVTQRGRVLIVDDEPAVGRALKRILRDHDVELATSGRQALDLLHRDTSFHVILCDVMMPDFGGKDLYEAMQHAGAGVEHRFVFVSGGAFTPGARDFLSRVSNPTLEKPFDESIVKRVVRELVLKAMPLSR, from the coding sequence ATGTCCTTGAAGCCCCAGCCGACTCTTTCCATCCCCGCGCCCGTGGCGGCGCGCCCCCGGCTGACGCTCGAACGGCCGGGAGAAGTGGTGTTCCAGCTCGACACCCAGGGGCGGCTCACGCACCTCACCCCGGTGTGGACCGAGCTCACCGGCTTCCCGCTGGAGGAGTGCCTCGGGCAGCCCAGCCGGCAGTACGTGCACCCGGCTGATCGCTCGCTCTACGACGAGCAGGGCTGTCCGCGGCTGGGCGAGCTCCAGGAGGTGCGCAAGCGCGAGCTGCGCTACCTCACCCGCGAGGGCGGCTTCCGCTGGGGCGAGGTGCTCGTGCGGCCCGTGCTGGAAGACGGCAGCATCGTGGGCCTGAGCGGCACGCTCCACGACATCACCGAGCGGCGCCGGGCCCAGGAGGCGCTGACGCGGCGCGAGCGCTACCTGAGCGCGCTCGTGGAAATCCAACAGCGGCTGCTGGGCACCTCCGCCTCGGAGGATCTCTTCACCCGGCTGATGGCCCCGCTGGGCGAGGCCTCGGGCGCCAGCCGCGTCTACACCTTCGAGACGCACCGCAGCCCCGACGGCGAGCTGCTCATCAGCCAGCGCGCCGAGTGGTGCGAGCCCAACGTGAAGAAGGAGATCGACAACCCGGCCCTGCAGAACCTGCCCTTCGAGAAGGCCCTCCCCCGCTGGTACGAGCTGATGTCGCGGGGACAGGCCATCAGCGGCCTGGTGAAGGACTTCCCCGCCGAGGAGCAGGCGCTGCTCACCCCCCAGGGCATCCGCTCGCTGCTGGCGCTGCCCTTGTGGGTGCACGGCACGCTCGCGGGCTTCATCGGCTTCGACAACTGCCTGGAGGAGCGCGAGTGGGACAGGCTGGAGGTGGACCTGCTGATGGCGGCCGCCGGCGCCATCTCGCTCGCCCTGGAGCACCGCCACGCCGAGCGCGCCCTGCGCGAGCGCGAGCAGCGCTTCCGCGCCATGGCGGAGAACTCCTCGGACGTGCTCTACCGCTACCAGCTCGCCGGCACGCGCAGCTTCGCCTTCGTGAGCGGCGTGGTGACGCGCAACCTGGGCTTCACCCCCGAGGAGCACTACCGCGACAGCCTCTTGTGGCACCGCCGCGCGCACCCCGATGACGTGGAGCTGCTCGAGCAGTTGCTGTCCGAGCCCCAGCGCATGGCGGACGCTCCCGTGGTGGTGCGCTTCCTCAAGCCGGATGGCAGCACGGTGTGGCTGCAGCACGCGGTGACGCCCGTGCTGGACAGCGCGGGCATGTGCGTGGCGGTGGAGGGCATCGCGCGCGACGTCACCCAGCACCGCCACTTCGAGGAGGCCCTCAAGCACTCCGAGGCGAGCTTCCGCATCCTCCTGGAGGGCGTACCGGAGCCGGCCGCCATCCAGCGCGACGGGCGCATCATCTTCGCCAACATGGCGCTCGTCACCTCGCTGGGCTTCACTCACCCCGAGGAGGTGCTGGGCCGGTGTCTGCGCGAGTTCATCAAGGACGACCCTCCGTCGGCCCCGGACGCGCTGGTCACCGGGGAGCGGCGGCTCTCGCGGCGTGACGGCCAGGTGCGCGTGGCGGAGTTCGCCTCGCTGCCGCTGCTCTTCGACGGCAAGCCGGCCGTGGTGTCCATCGCGAGGGACGTCACCGAGCAGCGCCAGCTCCAGTCGCGCCTCAACCTCGCCGATCGCATGGCCTCCATGGGCACGCTCGCCGCGGGGATTGCCCACGAAATCAACAACCCGCTCGCCTTCGTCATCTCCAACCTGGGCTTCCTGTCGGACGAGCTGCGCCGCATGCCCTCCTTCGTGCCCGGGGGCGTGGCGTCGCGCCCCGAGGTGAGCGAGTGGCGCGGCGTGCTGAGCGAGGCGCGCGAGGGCGCCGAGCGCGTGCGGCAGATCGTCCGCCAGCTCAAGGCCTTCTCCCGGCCGGACGAGGAGCGGGTGGAGGCGGTGGACGTGCACGCCGTGCTGGACTCGGCGGTGATGCTGGCGGCCAACGAAATCAAGCACCGCGCGCGGCTCAAGCGCGAGTACGGCCCCATCCCCCGCGTCATGGGCAACGAGGGCCGCCTGTGCCAGGTGTTTCTCAACCTGGTGGTGAACGCGGCGCAGGCCATCGCCGAGGGCGCGGTGGACAAGAACGAGATCATCCTGCACACGCGTCTGGACTCCGATGGCCGGGTGCTCGTCGAGGTGCGCGACACCGGCAGCGGCATCCCCCGCGAGGTGGTGGGACGCATCTTCGATCCCTTCTTCACGACGAAGCCCGTGGGCGTGGGCACGGGGCTGGGGCTCGCCATCTGCCATGGCATCATCACGAGCCTGGGCGGTGACATCCTCGTGGAGAGCGAGCCCGGACACGGCACCACCATGCGCGTGGTGTTGCCCGCCGCCGCGGACGGCTCGCCCCAGCAGACCCAGCCAATAGCGCCGCCCGTGGCGCCCGTGACCCAGCGCGGCCGGGTGCTCATCGTGGACGACGAGCCCGCGGTGGGCCGCGCCCTCAAGCGCATCCTGCGCGACCACGACGTGGAGCTGGCCACCAGCGGACGCCAGGCCCTGGATCTGCTCCACCGGGACACGAGCTTCCACGTCATCCTCTGCGACGTGATGATGCCGGACTTCGGGGGCAAGGATCTCTACGAGGCCATGCAGCACGCGGGCGCGGGAGTCGAGCACCGGTTCGTCTTCGTCTCCGGCGGCGCCTTCACCCCCGGGGCGCGTGACTTCCTGTCGCGGGTGTCCAACCCCACCCTGGAAAAGCCCTTCGACGAATCCATCGTCAAGCGCGTGGTGCGCGAGCTGGTGCTCAAGGCCATGCCCCTGAGCCGCTGA